A genome region from Geitlerinema sp. PCC 9228 includes the following:
- a CDS encoding A24 family peptidase translates to METLFYLPIWGIVFFFGASIGSFLNVVIGRLPAGISVLFPASRCPKCLHKLRAWENVPVFAWFYLRGRCAHCHAPISIRYPLVEALTGFLFLLVFLQAPDFLHTVSYWVFISWLLVLAFIDLDTMTLPNSLTESGLVLGLVFQMGLGWQTTGSLPGMLAALFSGILGAVVGIWLLDIVTVVGSVAFGRTAMGGGDAKLAAMMGAWLGWKLLLVGGFLACVGGAFVGGGAIALRAIDRRSPIPFGPFLAVGAAIAALWGEALMAAYLRVFFPF, encoded by the coding sequence ATGGAGACGCTTTTTTACTTACCAATTTGGGGCATTGTCTTTTTTTTCGGAGCTTCCATCGGCAGTTTTCTTAATGTTGTCATTGGTCGCTTGCCTGCGGGCATATCGGTGCTGTTTCCAGCCTCCCGCTGCCCGAAATGTTTGCACAAACTACGTGCTTGGGAAAATGTACCGGTATTCGCTTGGTTTTACTTACGCGGGCGCTGCGCCCACTGCCACGCCCCTATCTCCATTCGCTACCCTTTGGTAGAAGCGCTGACGGGTTTTTTGTTTTTGTTGGTGTTTTTACAGGCACCAGATTTTTTACATACAGTTAGCTACTGGGTTTTTATTAGTTGGCTGTTGGTTTTGGCTTTTATCGATTTGGATACCATGACCCTGCCCAATTCGCTGACAGAATCGGGATTGGTGTTGGGATTGGTCTTTCAAATGGGGCTGGGATGGCAGACAACGGGGTCGCTGCCGGGGATGCTAGCGGCTCTGTTTTCGGGGATTTTGGGGGCTGTGGTGGGGATTTGGCTGCTGGATATTGTCACCGTAGTAGGGTCGGTGGCGTTTGGCAGAACGGCTATGGGCGGTGGCGATGCCAAGTTGGCGGCGATGATGGGGGCTTGGTTGGGTTGGAAATTGCTGTTGGTGGGCGGCTTTTTGGCTTGCGTGGGAGGGGCGTTTGTGGGGGGTGGCGCGATCGCTTTGCGAGCAATCGACCGTCGCTCGCCCATTCCTTTTGGTCCGTTTTTGGCGGTGGGGGCAGCGATCGCGGCTTTGTGGGGAGAAGCTTTGATGGCTGCTTACTTGAGAGTATTTTTCCCGTTTTGA